One genomic segment of Actinomycetes bacterium includes these proteins:
- a CDS encoding PrsW family intramembrane metalloprotease: protein MHPSDHWSRLRRLLLVGFLAVVMSLCGLLLLATFTSTTGWLGFLIGICLAVLPLPVVLGAFRWLDRYEPEPRGLLLFAFFWGATVAALVSAVLNTASALAIARTGGPAEGLATTAVLVAPWVEEAAKGAAVLLVLLVRRQEFDGVVDGIVLGGLAGVGFAFTENILYFGRAFLAGGEELGVSGGIFAVGFTFVLRGVLSPFAHPLFTAMTGIGLGLAARAVTPSTRWLAPLAGYLTAVVLHATWNWASLSGLRGFFTGYVVVMVPAFAATVAVAAWSRRREGETLQRHLPTYVDAGWLAPEDVPMLVSVPRRRQAVRWVAGRYGEPSGDALRGFQHAATELAFLRDRLERGHPVHDFPRRERDLLAEVARTRVAAGGPRGGSTGPGPGPLPASPR, encoded by the coding sequence GTGCACCCGAGCGACCACTGGAGCCGCCTGCGGCGCCTCCTGCTGGTCGGCTTCCTCGCCGTGGTCATGAGCCTCTGCGGGCTGCTGCTGCTCGCGACCTTCACCTCGACGACCGGCTGGCTCGGCTTCCTCATCGGCATCTGCCTCGCCGTCCTGCCGCTCCCGGTCGTCCTGGGCGCCTTCCGCTGGCTGGACCGCTACGAGCCCGAGCCGCGGGGGCTGCTGCTGTTCGCGTTCTTCTGGGGCGCGACGGTCGCCGCCCTCGTGTCGGCGGTGCTCAACACCGCCAGCGCCCTGGCCATCGCTCGCACCGGCGGGCCGGCCGAGGGGCTGGCGACCACCGCTGTCCTGGTCGCGCCCTGGGTCGAGGAGGCCGCCAAGGGGGCGGCCGTCCTGCTCGTGCTGCTCGTGCGCCGGCAGGAGTTCGACGGGGTGGTCGACGGGATCGTCCTGGGCGGCCTGGCCGGAGTCGGCTTCGCCTTCACCGAGAACATCCTCTACTTCGGGCGGGCGTTCCTCGCCGGTGGCGAGGAGCTCGGCGTCAGCGGCGGGATCTTCGCGGTCGGCTTCACCTTCGTGCTCCGCGGGGTGCTGTCCCCCTTCGCCCACCCGCTGTTCACCGCGATGACCGGCATCGGGCTCGGGTTGGCCGCCCGGGCGGTCACTCCCTCCACCCGATGGCTGGCGCCGCTGGCCGGCTACCTCACCGCCGTCGTGCTGCACGCCACCTGGAACTGGGCGTCGCTGTCCGGCCTGAGGGGCTTCTTCACCGGCTACGTCGTCGTCATGGTCCCCGCGTTCGCCGCGACCGTGGCGGTCGCGGCGTGGTCACGCCGGCGCGAGGGCGAGACCCTGCAACGGCACCTGCCGACGTACGTCGACGCGGGCTGGCTGGCCCCCGAGGACGTGCCCATGCTGGTGTCGGTGCCCCGCCGGCGCCAGGCGGTGCGCTGGGTGGCCGGCCGCTACGGCGAGCCGTCCGGCGACGCCCTGCGCGGCTTCCAGCACGCGGCGACCGAGCTGGCGTTCCTGCGCGACCGGCTGGAGCGCGGCCACCCGGTGCACGACTTCCCCCGCCGCGAGCGCGACCTGCTGGCCGAGGTGGCCCGAACCCGGGTCGCGGCGGGCGGCCCGCGGGGCGGGTCGACCGGACCGGGACCGGGGCCGCTGCCGGCTTCCCCGCGCTAG